One segment of Salvia splendens isolate huo1 chromosome 20, SspV2, whole genome shotgun sequence DNA contains the following:
- the LOC121780857 gene encoding wax ester synthase/diacylglycerol acyltransferase 3-like — MWKEGDEEPASPSARLMQSPKFNLCIISLMGYNTKIDTKLYKKCVEQTLLKHPRFSSILVSNGGNCSWRRTSVDVDNHVYEVDLDVESESVDSYASDLSKIPMDQTKPLWEIHILNVETPDAAATALFKIHHSVGDGVSMMALCHACSRSLSNPDALPAFPSPKKRKAETKRCRLMGLLVFVWRVFVVLFNTVIDIAMFVATMVFLEDSRTPVKSTGGEERQSRTRFVHRVVSLDDVKLVKTALNASINDVMLGVTEAGLSRYLNQRYEKGNENGLEIIKNATNSLPRNLRLRSAVVFNLRQSPTIEDLAEMMEKEELNGMWGNFIGIVLLPFTIKMEDDPLAYIRRAKATMDRKKRSLGHKLAFVVMKLTMFLFGIKAAACMTRSIFKNTTLTFSNVMGPKEEVNLFGHHLSYIAPSVHGFPQSLVVHHQSYGQKLIISIGADEKLVPNPHQLCDDVMKSLQMIKVAATKLEFSETC, encoded by the exons atgtggaAGGAAGGAGATGAAGAGCCAGCCAGCCCAAGTGCTCGATTAATGCAATCACCAAAATTCAACCTCTGCATAATTTCATTGATGGGTTACAACACCAAAATCGACACCAAATTATACAAGAAATGCGTCGAGCAAACTCTCCTCAAGCACCCCCGCTTCTCCAGCATCCTC GTCTCAAACGGCGGGAACTGCAGTTGGAGGCGCACGAGCGTAGACGTGGACAACCACGTCTACGAAGTGGATTTGGACGTGGAGTCCGAGTCCGTCGACAGCTACGCGTCGGATCTGTCGAAGATTCCGATGGATCAGACGAAGCCGCTGTGGGAGATCCACATTCTGAACGTGGAAACCCCCGACGCGGCGGCCACGGCCTTGTTCAAGATCCACCACTCGGTGGGGGACGGCGTGTCGATGATGGCGCTCTGCCACGCCTGCTCTAGAAGCCTCTCGAACCCCGACGCTCTGCCGGCGTTTCCGTCGCCGAAGAAACGGAAAGCCGAAACGAAACGGTGTCGTTTGATGGGATTGCTTGTCTTTGTGTGGAGAGTGTTTGTGGTTTTGTTCAACACGGTGATTGATATCGCTATGTTTGTTGCTACCATGGTCTTTCTAGAAGATTCTAGAACTCCCGTTAAATCTACCGGAGGAGAAGAACGGCAGTCACGGACGCGGTTCGTTCATCGGGTTGTGAGTCTTGACGACGTTAAGCTCGTCAAGACGGCGTTGAATGCG AGTATTAATGATGTTATGCTCGGAGTGACTGAGGCCGGCCTTAGTCGTTACCTTAATCAAAGATATG AGAAAGGTAACGAGAATGGCTTAGAAATCATCAAGAATGCCACGAATTCGTTACCTAGAAATCTACGTTTGAGATCAGCCGTTGTCTTTAATCTTAGACAATCTCCAACAATTGAG GATTTGGCAGAGATGATGGAGAAGGAAGAGTTGAATGGAATGTGGGGAAATTTCATAGGCATAGTTCTTCTCCCCTTCACCATTAAAATGGAAGATGATCCATTGGCATATATTCGTAGAGCAAAAGCCACCATGGATCGAAAGAAACGATCACTGGGTCACAAACTAGCCTTCGTGGTCATGAAACTAACCATGTTTTTATTCGGAATTAAG GCCGCAGCTTGTATGACAAGGTCTATTTTCAAGAACACAACTTTAACATTCTCAAATGTGATGGGACCAAAAGAGGAGGTCAATTTATTTGGACATCATTTAAGCTACATTGCACCTTCTGTCCACGGCTTCCCTCAA TCACTCGTGGTCCATCACCAAAGTTATGGGCAGAAGCTTATAATATCGATCGGTGCAGATGAAAAGTTGGTCCCTAATCCTCATCAACTCTGCGATGACGTGATGAAGTCTCTACAAATGATCAAAGTTGCTGCAACTAAATTGGAGTTTTCGGAGACATGTTAA
- the LOC121783041 gene encoding uncharacterized protein LOC121783041 isoform X2, which produces MLISNEKGTSSSVVQVPAASETEYNLWGEGDLFNAPQPVIEEPVMGLDPMTVAISMISCGEDVISPPQLLSVSDVESSIESGQLLSEVFYECRKDILAKEGNETPLSEVLSINIPTTVKTSDENMMMDEKSRVECSFQKSVSSGCLRSMDNAHEALPRPSFLDFQVDDFEAAYGMRRAYSEGDIKALCSGGINHAQSPLGQARVMSSCISEVRREKLSRYWSKKSKRNFGRKIKYACRKALADSQPRIRGRFAKTEEGQGGKKQ; this is translated from the exons ATGCTGATTAGTAATGAAAAG GGCACATCAAGCAGCGTTGTGCAGGTGCCTGCTGCATCTGAGACTGAGTATAACCTCTGGGGCGAAGGGGATCTGTTCAACGCGCCTCAACCGGTTATTGAGGAGCCTGTTATGGGGCTTGATCCAATGACGGTTGCCATATCAATGATCTCTTGTGGAGAAGATGTCATCTCCCCTCCTCAGTTGTTGAGCGTGTCGGATGTTGAGTCATCCATCGAGAGTGGGCAGCTCCTGAGCGAGGTCTTCTACGAGTGCAGGAAGGATATCTTGGCAAAGGAAGGGAATGAGACGCCGCTCTCTGAAGTCCTCAGCATCAACATCCCTACTACTGTCAAGACTAGTGATGAGAACATGATGATGGATGAGAAGTCGCGTGTTGAGTGTTCGTTCCAGAAGAGTGTTAGTTCCGGCTGTCTGAGGTCGATGGACAACGCTCATGAGGCTCTCCCGAGGCCCAGCTTTCTTGATTTCCAAGTTGATGACTTTGAAGCTGCGTATGGGATGCGACGAGCATACAGTGAAGGAGACATAAAG GCTCTTTGCAGTGGTGGCATAAACCACGCTCAATCGCCACTGGGGCAAGCGAGGGTGATGAGCAGTTGCATTTCTGAGGTGCGCAGAGAGAAGCTATCGAGATACTGGAGCAAGAAGTCGAAGAGAAACTTTGGAAGAAAAATTAAG TACGCTTGCAGGAAAGCTCTCGCGGATAGCCAGCCAAGGATTCGAGGAAGATTTGCAAAGACTGAGGAAGGACAAGGTGGGAAGAAGCAATAA
- the LOC121781717 gene encoding GDSL esterase/lipase At4g10955-like → MLSNQFFHRATLVIYSHQRKYLSSIQSQHQTKSKISNKLKSEKSYSAHLETYLFNPPFPSPPIELIKSEKVKRRLRVASSVFTAGLAVAVKMATGSMIQDDEAFAILSSWVPYLFVSSSDMICSEYIGYFENRETMEAIGARKIESMAMMHSIQRIVSSSRGKMDSEPVHLLPSGFLTINIGALPNFKEAHGIHQWWNPNLELKYKSYNYH, encoded by the exons ATGTTGTCAAACCAGTTTTTTCATAGAGCAACACTTGTCATTTACTCG CatcaaaggaaatatttatcaagtATCCAAAGCCAACACCAAACTAAATCCAAGATTAGCAATAAACTCAAGAGCGAGAAGAGCTACTCGGCCCATCTCGAGACCTATCTCTTCAATCCCCCCTTTCCCTCACCCCCGATCGAGCTGATCAAGAGCGAGAAGGTGAAGCGAAGGTTGAGGGTGGCCAGCAGTGTCTTCACTGCTGGCCTGGCTGTGGCCGTCAAGATGGCCACAGGGTCCATGATCCAGGACGATGAGGCATTTGCTATTCTCTCATCGTGGGTCCCGTACCTTTTTGTCAGCTCGTCTGACATGATATGCTCGGAATATATTGGATATTTTGAAAATCGGGAAACGATGGAGGCGATCGGGGCAAGGAAGATTGAGAGTATGGCTATGATGCACTCGATCCAACGCATCGTGTCGAGTTCTCGGGGGAAGATGGATTCAGAGCCAGTGCATCTTCTTCCATCGGGGTTCCTAACGATCAACATCGGCGCTCTACCGAATTTCAAGGAGGCTCATGGGATTCATCAATGGTGGAACCCGAATTTGGAGTTGAAATACAAATCGTACAATTACCATTAA
- the LOC121783041 gene encoding uncharacterized protein LOC121783041 isoform X1 produces the protein MYAELMYPYFHNFPQEVHQFEDFACSQKPNASSGTSSSVVQVPAASETEYNLWGEGDLFNAPQPVIEEPVMGLDPMTVAISMISCGEDVISPPQLLSVSDVESSIESGQLLSEVFYECRKDILAKEGNETPLSEVLSINIPTTVKTSDENMMMDEKSRVECSFQKSVSSGCLRSMDNAHEALPRPSFLDFQVDDFEAAYGMRRAYSEGDIKALCSGGINHAQSPLGQARVMSSCISEVRREKLSRYWSKKSKRNFGRKIKYACRKALADSQPRIRGRFAKTEEGQGGKKQ, from the exons ATGTATGCAGAGCTAATGTACCCTTACTTCCATAACTTCCCTCAAGAAGTTCACCAATTTGAAGACTTTGCCTGCTCTCAGAAGCCCAATGCTTCATCG GGCACATCAAGCAGCGTTGTGCAGGTGCCTGCTGCATCTGAGACTGAGTATAACCTCTGGGGCGAAGGGGATCTGTTCAACGCGCCTCAACCGGTTATTGAGGAGCCTGTTATGGGGCTTGATCCAATGACGGTTGCCATATCAATGATCTCTTGTGGAGAAGATGTCATCTCCCCTCCTCAGTTGTTGAGCGTGTCGGATGTTGAGTCATCCATCGAGAGTGGGCAGCTCCTGAGCGAGGTCTTCTACGAGTGCAGGAAGGATATCTTGGCAAAGGAAGGGAATGAGACGCCGCTCTCTGAAGTCCTCAGCATCAACATCCCTACTACTGTCAAGACTAGTGATGAGAACATGATGATGGATGAGAAGTCGCGTGTTGAGTGTTCGTTCCAGAAGAGTGTTAGTTCCGGCTGTCTGAGGTCGATGGACAACGCTCATGAGGCTCTCCCGAGGCCCAGCTTTCTTGATTTCCAAGTTGATGACTTTGAAGCTGCGTATGGGATGCGACGAGCATACAGTGAAGGAGACATAAAG GCTCTTTGCAGTGGTGGCATAAACCACGCTCAATCGCCACTGGGGCAAGCGAGGGTGATGAGCAGTTGCATTTCTGAGGTGCGCAGAGAGAAGCTATCGAGATACTGGAGCAAGAAGTCGAAGAGAAACTTTGGAAGAAAAATTAAG TACGCTTGCAGGAAAGCTCTCGCGGATAGCCAGCCAAGGATTCGAGGAAGATTTGCAAAGACTGAGGAAGGACAAGGTGGGAAGAAGCAATAA